The Gammaproteobacteria bacterium genome contains the following window.
AAACGCTTAAAACAAGCGCAAAAACAGGAGGCATATAGACCGCTTCACCGCTTGACGTCGCATTATCAAAAACAGAATCGTAAGTAGTGCCTGAATTTCCTGGCGTTGAAACAGATCCGGTCGTTGAACAATGCGGCTTATATTGAATATCACTCATTTGCAATGGCCAGTTCGGATAGACACACACCATAAAAATCACGGCCATAAAAAAGAGTTCAATACTGACACGCCGTAATGACGTGTCAGCAGCATCACCAAACGGTTGCTCAAAGGGTTGTGTGATGTTTTCAAAAATCAGCATTAAGAACGGTAATAGCGTTAAACCAATTTGATACAAGCCTGAGAAAATATAATCATATTCTCGCCAGCCGATATAAACGCTATACAGTTCTAATGGATTATTAACTAACATTTTTTTCTACCACTTTTTTCTGATTTCAATTATTAGTGTAAACCGCCCCATTGCTCATCGTTGTCGCGGGCACTTCTTCGCGCTGATTTTGACTATCGATGGCTTTCAAGCTTTCATGATCAAGAATTTTCACAAGTGAAGTTGACATCATTTCTTTACGCTTATTCACATCGTAGGAAAGTTCGTCAATATCCTGTTCCAATGTTTTAATAGAGGTCGCCACTTGTTTTTTAGCCGGATCTAAATTTTGCACTTGAGTAGTTCCCATTCCTGCAATCAAAATCCGTCTGAAATCGAGTGCTTCATCCGTTAAATTTTGTAATGCCACCTCTTGTGAAATTTCATTCACAGAAATGGTTTGTTCCTCACTTGTTTGATTTTGTAATGCTTGAATCACTTGCGGTGAAATCATCAATTGGTCCGCACTCACTTCACGTAAATTATCGGGTGTTTGTGAACTCGTTCCTTTAATTAAGTCCCATAAATTTTCTGAAATAATTGCAGGACATGTTTTTTCATAATTCGCTACATGCGGACAAGAACTCATAAGTGGCATCAAGCCAACGCCCGCGTGCGTTTGTGTTGCTGCATCCGTTTTTTCAGAAGAAATGTTAATATCCCCTAAAACCAATTGGCCCCATTCGCCTGCGTCTTTAGGCGTTGTCCAATACGTCGTTAAAAAATTACTGGATGGAGGCGCACTGGTATCATCTAACGTACGCGTTTGTCGTAAGGGATCCACTAGAATATTATATCCGGCGACCGTCACATCATAGAGCGCTTGAATCGGCACTTGATCTCCGACGCTTCCACCTGAATTAGCACCGTCATGAAACCAAGGCACACCGTATTTCCCTTGATTTTGCGTCAGGGTCTTTTGTGCAGTATTAATATCGACGTCTTGGCCATCGGCGGCAGAATCTGCATAATTCATCCAACCTTGTGAGTCGGAAACTGAAAACCAATCTTCATAGGGAGACTTTCCGTCACGAATATCGCCCAGACTATCTTGGCAAGATTTTGTCGATAAATTAAAAGTATCCGATGCGCTCGTCATTGAATTTTGAATTAAGTTATACAATTCAGGCGACGCTTTTTCTAAAACATACATCGGAAAAGAACCAACGGCTGTGGTTGCGGAACTCAGCACCGTCTCACTCATGGCCTCAACAGAATCTCCAATATTATTCATCGAATTGGCCATCGACACAGAGGGATTAAATGCATTACAGCTATAACCCAGATGATTATTAGAGCCGCCGCCTACTGTAATACTTTGGTCGGGACTTGCGGGTGGTGTGCTCCAGAGTGAACCACCACCCATATCATAATAATAATGCGATTGAGCCGGAATCATATCCAGAGAAAAAGCCGACGACGATAAACCACTTAAGCAGCTTACTTGCATCAATAATAAAATTAATTCTCTTTTTTTCATTGTTTTACTCACTTTCAATTTAGCGTTAACGTTTGTCTGTATCG
Protein-coding sequences here:
- a CDS encoding integrating conjugative element protein encodes the protein MKKRELILLLMQVSCLSGLSSSAFSLDMIPAQSHYYYDMGGGSLWSTPPASPDQSITVGGGSNNHLGYSCNAFNPSVSMANSMNNIGDSVEAMSETVLSSATTAVGSFPMYVLEKASPELYNLIQNSMTSASDTFNLSTKSCQDSLGDIRDGKSPYEDWFSVSDSQGWMNYADSAADGQDVDINTAQKTLTQNQGKYGVPWFHDGANSGGSVGDQVPIQALYDVTVAGYNILVDPLRQTRTLDDTSAPPSSNFLTTYWTTPKDAGEWGQLVLGDINISSEKTDAATQTHAGVGLMPLMSSCPHVANYEKTCPAIISENLWDLIKGTSSQTPDNLREVSADQLMISPQVIQALQNQTSEEQTISVNEISQEVALQNLTDEALDFRRILIAGMGTTQVQNLDPAKKQVATSIKTLEQDIDELSYDVNKRKEMMSTSLVKILDHESLKAIDSQNQREEVPATTMSNGAVYTNN